In Nothobranchius furzeri strain GRZ-AD chromosome 18, NfurGRZ-RIMD1, whole genome shotgun sequence, a single genomic region encodes these proteins:
- the gskip gene encoding GSK3-beta interaction protein has translation MEIDCQPEESISSTFDEDSVELGDIKDMRLEAEAVVNDVLFAVTEMHVSQNLSNAPDVAYINVQTREENYYCLELTEAGLRVVGYAFDQVDEDLDTQYHETVYSLLDKLSPGYREAFGNALLQRLEMLKQNGK, from the exons ATGGAGATAGACTGCCAGCCTGAGGAGTCCATAAGCTCCACGTTTGATGAGGACTCTGTTGAGCTCGGTGACATCAAGGACATGAGGTTGGAGGCGGAAGCTGTGGTCAACGACGTTCTCTTCGCGGTGACTGAAATGCACGTGTCGCAAAATCTCAGCAACGCACCGGACGTGGCGTACATCAACGTGCAGACGAGAGAGGAAAATTATTACTGTCTGGAGCTCACGGAGGCCGGACTCAGG GTGGTGGGTTATGCTTTCGATCAAGTGGACGAGGACTTGGACACCCAGTATCACGAGACCGTCTACTCTCTTCTGGACAAGCTTAGTCCGGGCTACAGGGAAGCATTCGGGAATGCTCTGCTGCAGCGGCTGGAAATGCTGAAGCAAAACGGAAAGTGA
- the isca2 gene encoding iron-sulfur cluster assembly 2 homolog, mitochondrial isoform X2, with product MITACRSKLLGLVRHNVSEQFHRLPQNSQVCFKSGLRCFSTPSVQEKSGGSSLEDKIHLTESCVKRLSEIMAKGEYLRIHVEGGGCSGFQYKFSVDSTKKDDDRVFEEGGVGVIVDQESLEFLKGATVDFTQELIRSTFQVLKNPQADHGCSCGSSFSMKL from the exons ATGATAACTGCGTGTAGGTCAAAATTATTAGGCCTTGTGAG GCACAATGTGAGCGAACAGTTCCACCGGCTTCCTCAAAACTCCCAAGTCTGTTTTAAATCGGGTCTTCGGTGCTTTAGTACCCCCTCCGTCCAGGAGAAGTCCGGTGGTTCGAGTCTTGAGGACAAAATCCATCTCACCGAGTCATGCGTGAAG AGATTATCAGAAATCATGGCAAAAGGTGAATACCTGAGAATCCATGTGGAGGGAGGCGGCTGCTCTGGATTTCAGTACAAGTTCTCTGTAGATAGTACCAAGAAAGATGATGACAG AGTGTTCGAGGAGGGAGGAGTGGGTGTTATTGTTGACCAGGAAAGTCTGGAGTTTTTGAAGGGAGCCACCGTTGACTTCACTCAGGAGCTGATCCGTTCCACCTTCCAAGTGTTGAAGAACCCTCAGGCTGATCATGGCTGCTCCTGTGGCAGCTCTTTTTCTATGAAACTATGA
- the LOC107392385 gene encoding NPC intracellular cholesterol transporter 2 isoform X2, protein MDSRIGFIVLFCLIGLTCAEPVRFLDCGSTSGKVIGVDINPCPTQPCQLHKGDAYSVNVTFSSGVETSKSTAVVHGIVAGVPLPFPIPEDDGCKCGIQCPIQKDNTYHYLNTLSVKAEYPAIKVVVEWELRDASSSDLFCIKFPVQIVS, encoded by the exons ATGGACAGTCGGATTGGTTTCATCGTATTGTTCTGCTTGATCGGTCTCACCTGTGCGGAACCTGTCAGATTTCTCGACTGTG GTTCTACCTCTGGTAAAGTGATAGGGGTTGATATTAACCCGTGTCCCACTCAGCCATGCCAGCTCCACAAAGGAGATGCCTACAGTGTCAATGTGACATTCAGCAGTG GTGTGGAAACCAGCAAGAGCACAGCTGTAGTTCACGGCATTGTTGCTGGCGTCCCTCTTCCTTTCCCCATTCCTGAGGACGATGGGTGCAAGTGTGGAATCCAGTGTCCAATCCAGAAGGACAACACTTATCATTATCTGAATACACTATCAGTGAAGGCCGAGTATCCTGCA ATAAAGGTGGTAGTGGAGTGGGAACTGAGAGACGCGAGCAGCAGTGACCTCTTCTGCATCAAATTCCCCGTTCAGATTGTTTCTTGA
- the isca2 gene encoding iron-sulfur cluster assembly 2 homolog, mitochondrial isoform X1, which produces MITACRSKLLGLVRTYTLLTRHNVSEQFHRLPQNSQVCFKSGLRCFSTPSVQEKSGGSSLEDKIHLTESCVKRLSEIMAKGEYLRIHVEGGGCSGFQYKFSVDSTKKDDDRVFEEGGVGVIVDQESLEFLKGATVDFTQELIRSTFQVLKNPQADHGCSCGSSFSMKL; this is translated from the exons ATGATAACTGCGTGTAGGTCAAAATTATTAGGCCTTGTGAG GACATATACTCTTCTGACCAGGCACAATGTGAGCGAACAGTTCCACCGGCTTCCTCAAAACTCCCAAGTCTGTTTTAAATCGGGTCTTCGGTGCTTTAGTACCCCCTCCGTCCAGGAGAAGTCCGGTGGTTCGAGTCTTGAGGACAAAATCCATCTCACCGAGTCATGCGTGAAG AGATTATCAGAAATCATGGCAAAAGGTGAATACCTGAGAATCCATGTGGAGGGAGGCGGCTGCTCTGGATTTCAGTACAAGTTCTCTGTAGATAGTACCAAGAAAGATGATGACAG AGTGTTCGAGGAGGGAGGAGTGGGTGTTATTGTTGACCAGGAAAGTCTGGAGTTTTTGAAGGGAGCCACCGTTGACTTCACTCAGGAGCTGATCCGTTCCACCTTCCAAGTGTTGAAGAACCCTCAGGCTGATCATGGCTGCTCCTGTGGCAGCTCTTTTTCTATGAAACTATGA
- the LOC107392385 gene encoding NPC intracellular cholesterol transporter 2 isoform X1, with translation MKYQHICFCRGGKSNLRVPHSVGNMDSRIGFIVLFCLIGLTCAEPVRFLDCGSTSGKVIGVDINPCPTQPCQLHKGDAYSVNVTFSSGVETSKSTAVVHGIVAGVPLPFPIPEDDGCKCGIQCPIQKDNTYHYLNTLSVKAEYPAIKVVVEWELRDASSSDLFCIKFPVQIVS, from the exons ATGAAATATCAGCATATTTGTTTCTGTCGAGGCGGAAAGAGTAATCTAAGAG TGCCACACTCAGTCGGAAACATGGACAGTCGGATTGGTTTCATCGTATTGTTCTGCTTGATCGGTCTCACCTGTGCGGAACCTGTCAGATTTCTCGACTGTG GTTCTACCTCTGGTAAAGTGATAGGGGTTGATATTAACCCGTGTCCCACTCAGCCATGCCAGCTCCACAAAGGAGATGCCTACAGTGTCAATGTGACATTCAGCAGTG GTGTGGAAACCAGCAAGAGCACAGCTGTAGTTCACGGCATTGTTGCTGGCGTCCCTCTTCCTTTCCCCATTCCTGAGGACGATGGGTGCAAGTGTGGAATCCAGTGTCCAATCCAGAAGGACAACACTTATCATTATCTGAATACACTATCAGTGAAGGCCGAGTATCCTGCA ATAAAGGTGGTAGTGGAGTGGGAACTGAGAGACGCGAGCAGCAGTGACCTCTTCTGCATCAAATTCCCCGTTCAGATTGTTTCTTGA